Genomic segment of Eretmochelys imbricata isolate rEreImb1 chromosome 24, rEreImb1.hap1, whole genome shotgun sequence:
CCTCAGCAGCggaggcagctgcagctctccTGGCCTCTTCCTCCTGCCGCTGCCTCTGCTCCTCCATGGATACACGCAGCGCCTGTGGAGCAGACAATGGGGTAAACTCAAAGCAACAGCACGTTCACAAACAGTTCGGCTCCTTCAAAGCCATTCTTGGTTCCACCATCTCTTACCAGCGCCAGTTCTGGGTCCGCGCTGGGATCTACTCCAAACTCAAAGTCGCTAGCGCCAAGGCCAAGCATGGCACCGCCCTCCCCAGCCAAAATGGGGGAACTGATGAGGGCATCGGCAAGGCTAGGGCCAGGGGGAACAGTCACCAGGTGGGAACCAGTCCCATCCTTGCCGTTTAAGGTGTTAATGAAGGCAGTCAGCTTGTCTGTGTTGGCTTCctaggggagagaaagagagaggttagAACCAGACTGACTTCCTCCCATTGACTTGGCGCAAAGGAAACGATGCTGGGCTGCCCTATGAACTGTAATAACCCTGACGTCCTCTTACCAGCTGGTGTTCAGAAAGGGAACTCATCTATAAACACAGAAGTACAGAGAACAGTGATCAGTATGCACCAGGGGTACGGAGACACACCACATTTCAGAGCTGGAAGAGGCCATCTATATAATGGGCCCCCTCCAATGGGCAACTGATTAACGCCCCCAGGAAGTCCCTGTGCAAAGTGAGGACAGTTGACCTGGAACATTGCTCTATTCAATTCATCCTGAGTTTGCTCGTGTTTTAGAGTCCTGCTCAAAGGAAGTGCCAGTAGTTTCCTTTCATAGTGCTGTGACCTCACTGGAGGATCAGGAACCTTATGGCCTGGGTGTCATCTGACAGTCAGCCTGAGGGTGTACCAGCAACACTAGAAATGAGATTGTTCCCAACAACCAGAACAAACTTTGGCCTATTTTTCCTCTAACATGGGCACCACATGTCTTGAATACAGCACTAATTTTCATACTATTGCCCTCCACCAGAATCCATGTTACACTGAGGTTTTGCTCTTTCTATCCAGATAGAGCAGTTCAATGTGATACGGCAACAGGCCACTCTGCTTTGCAGCTTGCTCATCAGCTACGCTGCGAATGGTTGTGGTAGATTTCTGGGATTCAGCTGTCTCAGTTTAGGGAATAAAACATCATTCTCCGCTGAGTACGAGTTGGCCTGTAGGAAAGACGGTTGGCTAGGGTATCATCCTGGCATCATTGATGCCACCCACACTCTAATGATCAGGAAAGAACAGTCACAGAACTTAAGCAGGCCCTGTGAAGGCTGCTCCCTCCGGAAATCTGGAAGTGGAGTAGGGATTattggggaagagaagggaaaaccGCCAAACCAATTATTTTTCCCTCTCACCTGGAATGTCATTACCAGCTTGGTTCCAAAATCAACCAAAGTCTTTTAAAGTGGTGATAAGATTCTTTCATAGCCACAGTGTTGCAGCTCAGAAACACCACTCGGAGGCATGGGGTGAAAGACCCTGGATGGAGAGGGGTCACCTCACAGGACTAGATGCCAGACCGACAAAATTCAACCACAATTTTATTCGCAACAATCCCCACTGTTCCTTAGCCTTATACCACAATACAGCCCTCTGCCCAAGGATGTCAGAAACCAACACTGACTAATGTAGCCTGTGACTCACCGAGGTGTGTTCCAAATCATTAACTATATTTCATGAACAGTAATTGAAGTCTTTGATGCATGGTTGCAAGGGAATATGGGAACTTCACACGGCCTTAGAGGTTTCATCCTAAGGATGGGTTGGGGTTTTTCATACAAAGGGCAAAGTATGTTTTGTATACAAAGGTTTGTGCCACCTGAGTGAAACTCAGAATTACAGCTGGCTTTCTATTTTCAGCCAGAACGCTGTGAAAAGGCAGGTGACTAAAGTATGCAgaaaagaagttaaaaaaaaaatattaaaagacgtccttcagttccttcatttatggaaacaattttaaaaatccaatttgttttctttttgccctTCACTGATGGTGAGTCTAGAccagtcaatttcacttttaGTTAGAGTCAGTTTCACTAAAGCATTAGCAGAAGCCTGAAATGTTTGCATAGGAAACACAGCAGGGGAATATTTGAGAAGAGAGTCTCCTTTGGAATCTGCAAAATATTAATGGAAGGATTTCTGTTGTCTGCACAGATCAGCCTTAAAATCCCTGCTGAAGAGATTAAGATGGGGGAATTGTGATAGTATTCTTCACTGGTGTTCCCAGATAGATAGGAGACAAGTGTTTGAAAATGAGATGTAAACCCCTGGCTGGAGTTTGTATTTCAAAGACTCTTGGGAGATCAGTTTAAAACTCTCACCTCTTCTCCAAAGTTGATAATGTCAACatttactttctcctttttaagGCGCTTTGCCAGTTTCACCAGCTGCAATAAAGAGAAAGGAGTGTTAGCCTTTCATCACTTGTCTTCAGCTCCTACATCTCCTCCACATAACAGAAAGCAGACAAAAGTGCGTGGGATTCGTTCATCAGGACACAAAGCCAGATATAAAAGCATCTAATTTACAGGTGCCAGTCTATACAAGCTTCATAGTAAGCGATTATTTCTGAACAGTAAAATGTTTGAGAGGTTTCATCTCCATTATACTCCTATGAAAACCAAATAGGCCAGAACTTAAAATCAATCCTTAAAGCCAGCAAGCTTCTTTTAAAGAGACACACGGACAATCTGAATTACATTACATCACCTTTTTAATTGTATGTACTTTGACTTAATTAAAAAGGCACTTATCTAAAATTCTGAATGTTTTtttataaccaaaaaaaaaaaaaataataataatccagaCAAATACAATTAAGAGTTCAGACTTCTGACTGTTTGATACTTGAAGGCTTTTTTAATACTGCAACAAGACATTTAAGCATGTTCTGATGCATGATCCAATTTAAATTCCCTCACCTACTGGGGgcagatttaaattttcacagttgcagggaaATTATGGGgcggtcagacaattatttaatcaCAACacatgttgagattcaaaaagttagagagttataactgttaaaacacaaattgtcaacatcacatcaaaatatacaaagtaaatatccttaaatcaaactctaagttctcaagcagcatttttcaatggaaatattttttcatgggtttgtaTGTGTACAGCGAAATCagtgtttaccaacatttacctaCAGAAAtggaatccttccaagcctatgtaTAGAATAGGATAAACGAGGCTCTGTTTTGATAGAAACCTGTATTGCCTGGAAGCTGAGTTAGTTTATTTGCATCATTCCTTCTTTTCCATTTTcacacccaccctcccaccccctttcagTAGCTCACATTCTAGTAGCAGGATTTATCAGCTAAAGAGTTGTCTCATTGGGACATAAGCTTTGAGCCTTGCAGTTCTTGATACAGATTCAATAAGATTGCTGTAATATGAATGCTTATTAAGATTTCTTAGAACCAGGTTTTCTGGATATAAAGACTGACCAACATAGTCAGTTCAGAAACGCATTGAACAGTTCCAGTTTCAAGAAAGCAGCTATTATGAGGTACTTGATATCAGGGTGATGAGAGCAGTATAAACACCTAGATAAAGAAATTGCTGTGAAAACTGAAGGCACGTCTACATTTAAAAGGCTGCACTggctctcccatcaacacagaGCTGTCTTcacgggggttaggttggtataactacgtcgctctgaggagtggatttttcacaccgaGTGAGATTGCCATGGTTATATgacataagtctgtagtgtaaACCAGACCTGAGGGTTCACCATCACGGATTAAACACACCCATGAAATTGCATCTAACTGGTCACGCTTTACTCACATCTTTCTCGTTATCTTCCACGGGGCTCCCAACAAAGGCAATGATGCGCATCTTGTGATTCTTGCCTTGACGATGTTTCAAAGCCAACTGGAAAATAAGAGTTGTCATCCaaggtgaacataagaacggccatactgggtaagaccaaaggccagtatcctgtcttctgacagtggccagtgccagctgcttcagagggaatgaacagaacagggctattattgagtgatccaccccAACGTCCTgtctcagcatctggcagtcagaggctagggacacccagagcatgggggtgcatccatgaccatcttggctaatagccattgatggaccaatcctccatgaacgcatctaattcttttttgagcccacttatacttttggccttcacaagatctCCTGGCAAcgaattccacaggctgactgtgcattgcgtGAAGTAGTAcctcctttggtttgttttaaaccttctgcctgttaatttcatttggtgagccctggctcttgtgttctgtgaaggggtaaacaacacttccctgttcactttctccacaccactcatgatttcagagacctctgtcatatcccccccttagctgtctcttttgcAAGCTGTACAGTCCCCGTCTTTTTAATCCTCAAAAGGAAGCTGATGGTGACTGATGTATCAAGAAAATGTAAATgcccaggagggagaggagttgcgTGGGATAGAAAAAATGGGACATTGTACACACACACCTTGGAATAATGGGATGAACCTGAACTAAATAGCAGGAGGCACTTTTATGAAGCAAGATTCGTTAGACTGAGGAGTATTTTCAAGATGATATAAGCCGTAGTGTAATAAGCTGCTTTTAAGAGTCTGCTGCTTCCACAACATGCTTTATAAGGAACTGGCACTAGTAATGTCACTTCCTCTATCAAAGGATTCCAGCATAACAAACATTAGTTTAGTTGCATTTGTGAGGCAGGTATTATGATCCCTATTTTGCAcccaaggaaactgaggcaaaagagaATCATTAAGTGATTTACTCGATGTCTATACGGCAACTCCACGCCTGCGGCTAGCCCGTGCAAGgggactcaggctcacagggctcaggctgcgggacCGTTTCACAGCTATGTAGATGTCTggggtcaggctggagcccaggctctaggaccctgcgatatgggagggtcccagagctgggtCTGAGCCCAGACGTCTACACAGccatgaaacagccctgcagccctagCCAACTGGCATGGGCCAAtggtgggtttttcttttctgtgtagacataagtaaatctgtggcagagttggcAACAGACCAGAAGGTCGGCCTCCAAGTCTTGTGCCTTAATTACAAGACCATCGTTCCccccagggctttggagcggagcccggagcAGCAGATTTCTGCCTGTAGCTGGagcagagcacagctccaaagccctggttccCCCTCTAAATATATATGAATAATGGCTTTCCAGATGTACACACCAGAGGATGACATGAGAAGCACATATACCAGTACAGAGCGAAAGTACAGGACAGAAGGGAGCGACTAAACCTTGAGACCTATTCCAGATGTTTCAGGGTAACAAATGTATCTCTCCTTTGTGGGTGCGAATTGACGGAATTTGGCCCCTGTAAATTGGCTGCACATACATGAGATATATTGCAACTGTAACCCAGCAATTTGGTAGCAAATAAAAAGCCATCTCCACAGACTCAGATTCTCTCTAGTTTatatttctctttcttccccttcacCAAACAGCCTCATTGATTTCCCCACACTCAACTTCTCAATAGAATTATTCACCACGGTAGCAGACTGGATTACACTAAATCCCATAACCTGGCTCAATTCCAACTCGGGCAGTTACACGTCACTTGTCTAAATTCACCTCACACTTTCAGATGAAGACATTTAGTATCCTAAACTATGATGAGACTTTATTACAACAATACCAAGCCCTTATCTAGTACTTTTCATccttagatctcaaagtgctttacaaaggaggtcagtatcactatttctattttactgatggggaaactgaggcacggaagtGGCATGAATtattcaaggtcacccagcaggccaatggcagaaccATAAATAGAAACTAGGTCCCTGAGacacagtccagtgctctacctaTGAGGCCACACTAACAGTAAGCAGAATGCTTTAGGATGAGAGGGGTTATAGAAATACAAGACGACGACTCATTTAAGAAAAGTCATGAACAAGGTGTCACTTACATGAGCAACTCGAATTCCTGTACAAAAGGTAATTTTCCCTTTGGGTTGCACCGTGTGTAATTTGGAAAGGATCCGTCCTGTGTCTGGGGTAAGTGTGGTCAACACTTCACAGTTACTAGAACAATATAAATGGTTGCATTGTTATACAAAGTCCTATCAAACCTCCCAATACCCCTTGTAAGGTAATATCcttttgcaggtggggaaactgaggcacagggtcaCCCACAGTCACATGGAGAAAACAGCAGAAGCCAGTTATCCCTAGATCTGTGCTCAATAcactagatcagtgtttctcagcctttTCAGGTTGGCAACCTGAAATGTGAGGTTAAAAGTGTGTGTAACTCCCTTACATTTACTATAAAAGGGTCAGAACTGCATCATTGATAAGCCTATGTAATTTGTGTTTTTTGAGAGGCTGACAGAATACTtaaccttgcaggatcaaggtgtGCAGGGAGCGGGATCTCTGTTGTAGATTTTTTATATAATCCCCTCCCTTATCCCCCGCACTGCCTTTCATGACCCTCTTACCCGCATGGGGGTTGCAACCCACTGGCTGGGAAATACTACACAAGAGCAGTgttactcaaagtggtggtccacggaccggtGCCAGCCCGCGAGCCATCGGcggccggtctgcgcgcacattgggaaaacaaattgccggtcccccacatcagagagcttgagaagcactgccctaGACCACACTTATCATTTGGGTGGGAGAGCAGGAGTCGTTTTGATTTCTAGGAGGGGGAACTCTACAGACGTACTTAGCTAAGGTAATGAGCCCCACGTTGTTCTCTGGGTTGCTACGGGTTTTTGAGTGGCACACGATGTTGACAGCATCTTGCTGAGCTTGCAGGCGAGTAGGTAAAAAGTCCCCATTTCTCATGTATTCACTGTTGTCAACActgaaatacagaaagaatcagacAAGGTCAGAACTAAAAAACAGGCTTGTCTGgtttttaccctaagctggttcatgaaaatgaagcCTCAGGATCCTAGATCTGTGGCCAGATGGCTAACAACATACATGTCTCCTCGTCCTTGTCAATTCTTAAggcagagcgagagagagagagagaaggaagcatACAAGTAGCCTGCAAAAAAAAGTCAAAGGCTCTTCAGCCAAGGCAGAACCGACCTACAGAAATCCCATACTTTACATGCTCAGGAATCTTGAAATTCAGATGCAAGAACTAAACCCATTTTAAAGCCCTGGTTATAGTAGGACAATGCAGAGGCCTGTCCTTTGGGCCTATTGcacagactctgagagcccatagTCCAGTCCATGAGTCCTAAAACTGGGCATGGAGCTCCCCCCTCCCTGTAACTGCCAGCTGAAGAGCACTCAACCTCAGCTGCATGTTCTGAGATTCGCAGGTGAACACAAAGAACAAACAATTTCTCTTCATTCATCAGCAGTATTAGCTATGGTTGGAGACAGGACAAAGAATAGCTGGACCAATCTGATGAGGCAATACCCGTGTTCCTATCAGTATGTATACGCAAATCTCTCTTAGGGTTATGAACATTTATTTGACATTTTAAGAAGTAGCCTACAGCTTTTTGATATTATAGCAACTTAGCACTGCTATAGTTGTAGCTTCCAAAGTGCTTTGGCAAAGGTGAACAAATATCCAtgccctcattttacagagagggaaactgaggcacagacaggggaGACAGGTCACACAGAGTCAAtgagagctgggactagaacggTCATCTGATGTCTCACAGCCCCAGGCGCTAATGAAACATTTGATGCAGCTCAGGCTCCTGGCAAACTGTCAGCATGGCGGTATCCCAGAGTCCAAGCACCCCCCGTTATACAGATTCGATTGTTTGGGATACGGAAACGTCTAGGGGATAAAAAAGGAGACTGAGAAGCAGAGCTTCTGGGCTCTGTTCTGGACACTGCTACTAACTCACCGGAGGGAGGGACTTTGGGTGAGTCACCCCTCTGCGCTTCAGTTCCCTCCCcctgtgtaaaatggggctaattcTCCCTTGCTTTTTGCAACAGGCATTGAGCTCCTTGGGTGAAAGGTGCTAAACATGTGCCTAGTATTATCAAGCGGTGAATTACCAGCTTTGTGGTTTCACTTCTGTTCCCAACAGAGAACGATTAACATCCTGGCTCCCCCTCAGTTAACAGGACCTGTTACACTGCAGTTGTGACCTGTTAGCTACACTGACAGCGTAAGTCAGATTTACTCTCCACCTACCAGCCGGCTGACCCATTCCATGTAAGCTAGCTCATCTGCAACACTGATGGCTTGCTACGATAGTGCTTTCATTGAGGATTGGCTGAACAAAGAGGGGCTCTACGCCAGTGGTCTCCGacctttttatgcacaagatcactttctGAATTTAAATGCATCCCAGGATCTACCTAGCCCCTTCCCCACGGCCCTATCCCACTCAcgacattccccctccctccgttgctcgtcctctcccaccctcactcactttcgccagactggggcagggagttggggctgAGGTGtttgaagtgtgggagggggttctgggctgagcctggggcaagggtgtaggaggggttgaggggtgcaaggtctgggagggagtttgggtgcaggagggggctctggcctgggacagtgttggggtcaggagggagtacagggtgcaggatctgggagggagtttgggtgtaggaggggggtCCGGGCatgggcagagtgttggggtacaggagggggtacagtgtgcaggctccaggagggggctcagggctggggcagggggttggggtgcaggctcctgctgTGGCGCTTAACTTGGGTGGCTCCCGGTCtgcggcacagtggggctaaggcaggctctctgcctgctccagccccgcGCTTCTCCTGGAAGCTGCCATCTCTACAGCCCCCGGCAGAGTGGGGAGGTatgtggctctgcgtgctgcacCCAGGCaccgctcccacagctcccattgg
This window contains:
- the LOC144279934 gene encoding 26S proteasome non-ATPase regulatory subunit 4 isoform X4, whose product is MVLESTMVCVDNSEYMRNGDFLPTRLQAQQDAVNIVCHSKTRSNPENNVGLITLANNCEVLTTLTPDTGRILSKLHTVQPKGKITFCTGIRVAHLALKHRQGKNHKMRIIAFVGSPVEDNEKDLVKLAKRLKKEKVNVDIINFGEEEANTDKLTAFINTLNGKDGTGSHLVTVPPGPSLADALISSPILAGEGGAMLGLGASDFEFGVDPSADPELALALRVSMEEQRQRQEEEARRAAAASAAEAGITATGGDDSDDALLKMTITQQEFGRAGLPDLSSMTEEEQIAYAMQMSLQGPEFAQAESGEVDSSAAMDTSEPTKEEDDYDVMQDPEFLQSVLENLPGVDPNNEAIRNAMGSLASQASKENKDKKEEEKK